The following are encoded together in the Humulus lupulus chromosome 5, drHumLupu1.1, whole genome shotgun sequence genome:
- the LOC133778181 gene encoding tubulin alpha chain has protein sequence MRECISIHIGQAGIQVGNSCWELYCLEHGIQPDGQMPSDKTVGGGDDAFNTFFSETGAGKHVPRAIFVDLEPTVIDEVRTGTYRQLFHPEQLISGKEDAANNFARGHYTIGKEIVDLCLDRIRKLADNCTGLQGFLVFNAVGGGTGSGLGSLLLERLSVDYGKKSKLGFTVYPSPQVSTSVVEPYNSVLSTHSLLEHTDVAVLLDNEAIYDICRRSLDIERPTYTNLNRLVSQVISSLTASLRFDGALNVDVTEFQTNLVPYPRIHFMLSSFAPVISAEKAYHEQLSVAEITNSAFEPSSMMAKCDPRHGKYMACCLMYRGDVVPKDVNAAVATIKTKRTIQFVDWCPTGFKCGINYQPPTVVPGGDLAKVQRAVCMISNSTSVAEVFSRIDHKFDLMYAKRAFVHWYVGEGMEEGEFSEAREDLAALEKDYEEVGAESAEGDDGDEGEEY, from the exons ATGAGAGAGTGCATTTCGATCCACATCGGTCAAGCTGGTATCCAAGTCGGAAACTCTTGCTGGGAGCTCTATTGCCTCGAGCATGGCATTCAG CCCGATGGACAAATGCCGAGTGACAAGACCGTTGGCGGCGGAGACGACGCCTTCAACACCTTCTTCAGCGAAACCGGCGCCGGGAAGCACGTTCCACGTGCCATCTTCGTTGATCTGGAGCCCACAGTCATTGACGAGGTGAGGACCGGAACATACCGCCAGCTTTTCCATCCAGAGCAACTCATTAGCGGCAAAGAAGATGCCGCCAACAACTTCGCCCGCGGCCATTATACCA TCGGGAAAGAGATTGTTGACCTCTGTTTGGACCGGATCCGAAAGCTCGCCGATAACTGTACTGGTCTTCAAGGCTTTTTGGTCTTCAATGCCGTCGGTGGTGGTACCGGATCTGGACTTGGATCCCTTCTGCTGGAGCGTCTCTCTGTTGACTACGGAAAGAAATCGAAGCTGGGTTTCACTGTTTACCCTTCTCCACAGGTGTCCACATCGGTGGTGGAGCCTTACAACAGTGTTCTCTCGACTCATTCCCTTCTTGAACACACCGACGTGGCTGTGCTTCTCGACAACGAAGCCATCTACGATATCTGCCGTCGATCACTCGACATCGAACGTCCCACTTACACCAACCTCAATCGCCTTGTCTCCCAGGTGATCTCATCTCTCACAGCCTCTCTCCGGTTCGATGGAGCGCTCAATGTCGATGTCACAGAGTTCCAGACTAACCTGGTTCCATACCCAAGAATCCATTTCATGCTCTCGTCGTTTGCCCCTGTGATCTCAGCCGAGAAGGCCTACCACGAGCAACTATCCGTGGCGGAGATCACCAACAGCGCTTTCGAGCCATCTTCCATGATGGCCAAGTGCGACCCCCGCCATGGGAAATACATGGCCTGCTGTTTGATGTACCGGGGTGACGTCGTTCCCAAAGATGTTAACGCCGCCGTGGCCACTATCAAGACCAAGAGGACAATTCAGTTCGTTGATTGGTGCCCAACTGGATTCAAGTGCGGTATCAATTACCAGCCCCCGACTGTGGTTCCCGGAGGTGACCTGGCCAAGGTTCAGAGAGCTGTTTGTATGATCTCTAACTCGACCAGTGTGGCCGAAGTGTTCTCCAGGATTGACCACAAATTTGACCTCATGTACGCTAAGCGAGCTTTTGTTCACTGGTACGTGGGTGAGGGTATGGAGGAAGGTGAGTTCTCTGAGGCTCGTGAGGACCTTGCTGCTCTGGAGAAGGATTACGAAGAGGTGGGCGCTGAGTCTGCTGAGGGTGACGATGGTGATGAAGGAGAGGAGTACTGA